The following are encoded in a window of Aquipuribacter sp. SD81 genomic DNA:
- the ribD gene encoding bifunctional diaminohydroxyphosphoribosylaminopyrimidine deaminase/5-amino-6-(5-phosphoribosylamino)uracil reductase RibD, whose amino-acid sequence MSAAEAAAMRRALALAAGGPPHGPNPRVGCVLLGPHGDVLAEGRHEGAGTPHAEVAALAAARAAGRPTAGATAVVTLEPCRHTGRTGPCTRALVEAGVARVVAAVEDPGPRAGGGAEELRAAGVDVVVGHAREEAEALTRYWRHAVATGRPFVTLKWASTLDGRVAAPDGTSRWLTGAPARADVHRRRAGADAVVVGTGTALVDDPWLTTRDPGTDRPLPRQPLRTVVGRRPLPPGARLLDDAAETLLLPTHDVEAVLTALAEREVRHAWVEGGPTLAAAFLRAGAVDEVVAYLAPALLGGGPAVVADLGAVSVRDTVRLDLVSVETVGGDVALVARPRRGPARTSSTTSTTSTTSTTGTTAAAPASAPAGRTS is encoded by the coding sequence GTGAGCGCGGCGGAGGCCGCCGCCATGCGCCGCGCCCTCGCGCTCGCGGCCGGGGGGCCGCCGCACGGACCGAACCCCCGGGTCGGCTGCGTGCTGCTCGGGCCGCACGGCGACGTGCTCGCGGAGGGCCGGCACGAGGGCGCCGGCACGCCGCACGCCGAGGTCGCGGCCCTCGCCGCCGCCAGGGCGGCCGGGCGCCCGACCGCCGGGGCCACCGCGGTCGTCACGCTGGAGCCCTGCCGCCACACCGGGCGCACGGGACCGTGCACGCGCGCGCTCGTCGAGGCGGGCGTCGCGCGCGTCGTCGCCGCGGTCGAGGACCCCGGCCCGCGGGCGGGCGGCGGCGCCGAGGAGCTGCGGGCCGCGGGCGTCGACGTCGTCGTCGGCCACGCGCGCGAGGAGGCGGAGGCGCTCACCCGCTACTGGCGTCACGCCGTGGCCACCGGGCGGCCGTTCGTCACCCTGAAGTGGGCGAGCACGCTCGACGGCCGGGTCGCGGCCCCCGACGGGACGAGCCGCTGGCTGACCGGCGCCCCCGCCCGGGCCGACGTGCACCGGCGTCGCGCTGGCGCCGACGCCGTCGTCGTCGGGACCGGCACCGCCCTCGTCGACGACCCGTGGCTCACGACCCGCGACCCCGGCACCGACCGGCCCCTGCCCCGCCAGCCGCTGCGCACCGTGGTCGGGCGGCGCCCGCTGCCGCCGGGTGCGCGGCTGCTCGACGACGCCGCCGAGACGCTGCTCCTGCCCACCCACGACGTCGAGGCGGTCCTCACCGCCCTCGCGGAGCGCGAGGTGCGCCACGCCTGGGTGGAGGGCGGCCCCACGCTCGCCGCGGCCTTCCTGCGGGCCGGCGCCGTCGACGAGGTCGTCGCCTACCTCGCCCCCGCCCTGCTCGGGGGCGGTCCCGCCGTCGTCGCCGACCTCGGCGCCGTCTCCGTCCGGGACACCGTCCGCCTCGACCTCGTCTCGGTCGAGACGGTCGGCGGTGACGTCGCCCTCGTCGCCCGACCGCGCCGAGGACCCGCACGCACGAGCAGCACGACCAGCACGACCAGCACGACCAGCACGACCGGCACCACCGCAGCAGCGCCGGCGTCCGCGCCGGCAGGGAGGACCAGCTGA